A stretch of the Gracilinanus agilis isolate LMUSP501 chromosome 4, AgileGrace, whole genome shotgun sequence genome encodes the following:
- the NCSTN gene encoding nicastrin, translated as EGYRDRESSGLERLLSGWKGQEAEAARRGKMATAGGGRGLASGGRRACLLLCFVPLLAGLCQANSVERKIYIPLNRTAPCVRLLNATHQIGCQSSISGDTGVIHVVEEEEDLEWVLTEGPNPPYMVLLEGNLFTRKVMEKLKGTLRISGLAVALAKPSPEDGFSPSLECPNDGFGIYSNSYGSEYAHCKEGNWNQLGNGLAYEDFDFPIFLLEDENETQVIKQCYWDHNRGVNGSAPTYPLCAMQLFSHMHAVTSTVTCMRRSAIQSTFSINPEVVCDPLADFNVWNTLNPLNISGTLEPGDKVIIAATKLDSRSFFWNVAPGAESAVGSFVTQLAAAEALQKAPDVATLPRNVMFVFFQGETFDYIGSSRMVYDMEKGKFPVQLENIHSFVELGQVALRNSSDLWMHTDPMSQRDESIRTEVQNLLTILRNSSIGVPNVTMKDVSPPRSLPPSSLQRFLRGQNISGVVLTDYSHSFSNRYYQSIYDTPDNIGLKYPASLKPDEAMDFVTDTAKSLAAVATVLGRALYQLAGGTNYTAVEADPKTVSRLLYGFLVKANNSWFQSVIKQDLKVFLGDGPLQHYIAVSSPINTTYVVQYVLANLTGTVVNLTREECQDPKKTQDANKDLYEYAWVQGPMDPSGTNRLSQCVRSTARLVKAVSPAFELQQWESSEYSTWTESRWKDIRARIFLVASKELEFVTLIVGLSILFVSLIVTYFINAKADILFTTPREPGAVSY; from the exons GAAGGCTACAGAGACAGGGAGTCGAGCGGCCTAGAGAGGCTCCTATCAGGCTGGAAGGGGCAGGAGGCGGAAGCGGCCCGGAGAGGCAAGATGGCCACTGCTGGGGGTGGCAGAGGACTCGCCTCCGGGGGCCGGCGAGCCTGCCTTCTCCTTTGCTTTGTTCCTCTGCTGGCAG GTTTGTGCCAAGCAAATTCTGTGGAGAGGAAGATCTACATCCCTTTGAACAGAACGGCTCCCTGTGTCCGCCTGCTCAATGCCACTCACCAGATTGGTTGCCAGT CTTCCATTAGTGGGGACACAGGAGTAATCCATGTAGTCGAAGAGGAGGAAGACCTGGAGTGGGTATTAACTGAAGGCCCTAACCCACCTTACATGGTACTACTGGAAGGCAACCTTTTTACAAG gaaagtgatggagaagCTGAAGGGAACCCTACGAATCTCTGGTCTTGCTGTGGCTCTTGCCAAACCCAGTCCTGAAGATGGTTTCTCTCCCAGCCTTGAGTGCCCTAATGATGGGTTTG GTATCTACTCTAACTCTTATGGGTCAGAGTATGCCCATTGCAAAGAAGGAAATTGGAAccagctaggcaatgggttagCCTATGAAGATTTTGACTTCCCCATCTTTCTGCTAGAAGATGAGAATGAAACACAGGTTATCAAGCAG TGCTATTGGGATCACAACCGGGGAGTGAATGGATCTGCCCCTACCTACCCACTGTGTGCAATGCAGCTTTTCTCACACATGCATGCTGTCACCAGCACAGTCACCTGCATGCGGCGTAGTGCCATCCAAAGCACATTCAGCATCAACCCAG AAGTTGTCTGTGACCCCCTGGCTGACTTCAACGTGTGGAATACATTGAATCCTTTGAATATATCTGGGACGTTAGAGCCTGGGGACAAGGTCATCATCGCTGCCACCAAG TTGGACAGTCGATCATTCTTCTGGAATGTGGCTCCTGGGGCTGAGAGTGCTGTTGGTTCTTTCGTCACCCAGCTGGCTGCAGCTGAAGCACTGCAGAAGGCACCAGATGTGGCAACTCTGCCCCGGAATGTTATGTTTGTCTTCTTCCAAGGG GAGACTTTTGACTACATTGGTAGCTCACGAATGGTGTATGACATGGAAAAGGGCAAATTTCCTGTCCAGTTGGAGAATATACATTCATTTGTGGAACTTGGACAG GTAGCCTTACGGAATTCTTCCGACTTGTGGATGCATACAGACCCTATGTCTCAGAGAGATGAATCCATTCGTACTGAG GTCCAGAATCTCCTGACTATTTTGAGGAACAGCAGCATTGGTGTCCCTAATGTGACAATGAAAGATGTGAGCCCACCACGTTCTCTTCCACCATCCTCGCTGCAGAGGTTTCTCCGTGGCCAAAACATCTCTGGGGTTGTGCTTACTGATTACTCTCATTCCTTTTCCAACAG GTATTACCAGAGCATCTATGATACCCCAGATAATATTGGTCTGAAGTATCCTGCAAGCCTGAAGCCTGACGAGGCCATGGATTTTGTGACTGACACAGCCAAG TCCTTGGCAGCTGTGGCCACAGTGCTAGGCCGTGCACTATACCAGCTAGCAGGGGGAACCAACTACACCGCTGTTGAGGCTGATCCAAAAACG GTTTCTCGCTTGCTTTATGGGTTCCTGGTTAAAGCCAATAACTCGTGGTTCCAGTCAGTTATCAAGCAGGATCTGAAGGTCTTCCTGG GAGATGGGCCCCTCCAGCATTACATTGCTGTCTCCAGTCCCATCAACACTACCTATGTGGTGCAGTATGTGCTGGCAAACTTGACTGGCACTGTGGTCAATCTTACCCGGGAGGAGTGCCAAGACCCAAAGAAGACTCAAGATGCAAACAAAGAT CTGTATGAGTATGCATGGGTACAAGGCCCCATGGACCCCAGTGGGACAAATAGACTCTCTCAGTGTGTGCGCTCCACAGCAAGACTTGTCAAGGCTGTGTCTCCTGCTTTTGAGCTGCAGCAGTGGGAATCATCTGAATATTCCACCTGGACAGAAAGCCGCTGGAAAGACATCCGTGCCCGAATTTTTCTTGTAGCTAGCAAGGAGCTCGAG TTTGTCACCCTGATTGTGGGCCTCAGcatcctctttgtctctctcatcGTTACCTACTTCATCAATGCCAAAGCTGATATCCTGTTCACTACCCCTCGAGAGCCAGGAGCTGTGTCTTACTGA